In Choloepus didactylus isolate mChoDid1 chromosome 18, mChoDid1.pri, whole genome shotgun sequence, a single genomic region encodes these proteins:
- the SKA2 gene encoding spindle and kinetochore-associated protein 2 isoform X1 translates to MEAEVDKLELMFQKADSDLDYIQYRLEYEIKTNHPDSIGEKNPIILLKELSAIKFRYQTLHARFKPVADEQKETKSRICATLNKTMTMIQELQKQADLELSPLTEEEKSAAERLKSHIPDL, encoded by the exons TTCCAGAAAGCTGACTCTGATCTGGATTACATTCAATACAGGCTGGAATATGAAATCAAGACTAATCATCCTGATTCAATAGGCGAG AAAAATCCAATTATTCTCCTAAAGGAGTTGTCAGCAATAAAGTTTCGATATCAGACTTTGCATGCACGCTTTAAACCAGTTGCTGATGAGCAGAAAGAGACTAAGAGCCGCATTTGTGCTACTTTGAATAAGACTATGACCATGATACAAGAACTACAAAAGCAAGCAGACCTGGAG CTTTCAccactgactgaagaagagaaaagtgCAGCAGAACGATTAAAATCTCATATACCAGACTTGTGA
- the SKA2 gene encoding spindle and kinetochore-associated protein 2 isoform X2: MWGFHFSSDFHFSSLFHLQKNPIILLKELSAIKFRYQTLHARFKPVADEQKETKSRICATLNKTMTMIQELQKQADLELSPLTEEEKSAAERLKSHIPDL, from the exons ATGTGGGGCTTCCACTTTTCTTCTGACTTCCATTTCTCGTCTTTGTTCCACCTCCag AAAAATCCAATTATTCTCCTAAAGGAGTTGTCAGCAATAAAGTTTCGATATCAGACTTTGCATGCACGCTTTAAACCAGTTGCTGATGAGCAGAAAGAGACTAAGAGCCGCATTTGTGCTACTTTGAATAAGACTATGACCATGATACAAGAACTACAAAAGCAAGCAGACCTGGAG CTTTCAccactgactgaagaagagaaaagtgCAGCAGAACGATTAAAATCTCATATACCAGACTTGTGA